The DNA sequence ATTTCGATGAGCCCTGCAATGTCTTCTGGTACCGGTTGCCGCCGGAACGAATCCTTGGCTATGCGAGGGGCTGGTGGAAGTGATTTAAACGAATTCGGGATACCACAGAAGATGAACCGTCCGCAGTAACGATGACACTCCCGTGCCCTTTTGGGGGGATCCGCCATGGGAAGAGCCGGGTTATGGGCCCGGTCGTCCCATTCTCCAGCGATGATGGACGGACTGCCTGCCTCTCCCCCAATTTCGGGCCGAGGAGGCAGGCACTAGAGTCTCTTCAAGGCCTGAATGATCTTACCGATGGATTCCTTGGCGTCGCCGTAGAGCATCCGCGTGTTGTCCCGGTAGAACAGATCGTTCTCGATCCCCGCGAAGCCCTTTCCCCCGCCGCGCTTGAGTACAATGACGTTTTTCGCCTTCTCCACGTCGAGGATGGGCATGCCGTAGAGCGGACTGCCAGGGCGGTGCGCCGCCGGGTTGACGACATCGTTGGCGCCTATGACGAGGACGAAGTCGGTGTCGGGGAACTCCTGGTTGATCTCATCCCGGTCGAAGAGATGCTCGTAGGAGATGCCCGCCTCGGCGAGAAGGACGTTCATATGCCCGGGCATTCGCCCGGCAACCGGGTGGATCGCGAACTTCACCGTGACGCCTCTGCTCTCGAGCAGGTCGGTCAGCTCCTTCACCTTCTGCTGGGCCTGGGCAACCGCCATCCCGTAACCGGGGACGACAATCACCTTGTTCGCATAGCCCAGCATGACCGCAACGTCCTCGTCCTCGATCGGCTTGAGGCTGCCCTTGACCTCCCCCCCTCTCTCCTCGGCAGCCCCGAAGGCCCCGAACAGAATGTTCGAGATGGAACGGTTCATCGCCCGCGCCATCAGGATCGTGAGAAGAGAACCCGCGGCTCCGACGATGACGCCCGCGACGACCATCGCATAGTTGGGAGTCTCGAACAGGAATCCGTCGAGCCCGACCGCGAGCCCGGTGAAGGCGTTGTACAGGGAGATCACCACCGGCATATCAGCCCCGCCGATCGGGAGGGTCATCAGGAGTCCGAACGTGAGCGAGAGGATGAAGAACAGGGGAAGGTAAACGGAGAGAGAGAGCGGGATCCAGGGCGGCTGCAGGAGCATGAGTGTGCCGAACACGATGGAGAGGGCAAGAACCGCCATGTTAATCGCCTGCTGACCCGGGAACGTGATCGGCCGCGGCCGCATCCAGCCCTGAAGCTTCAGGAATGCCACGAAACTTCCCGAGAACGAGACGGCTCCGATGAGGCCGCCGACGACGGCGAGGGCGATGGTCGCTGCGCTGGTGGCGCCGATGAGCTCCACCGCCGCGATGCCGGCTGCCGCACCGCCGCCCACCCCGTTGTAGATCGCGACCATCTGGGGCATGTCGGTCATCGCGACACGTCTTGCCGCGACAAAGCCGAGCCCGCCACCGATGACGATCCCGAGCGCCATCAGGGCGATGTTGGTGAGGTCCGGCGTCAGGAACGTGACAAGCGTCGCGATAAGCATCGCGCCCCCGGCCCAGACGATGCCGCTCCGTGCCGTGAGGGGGTGGCTCATCCGCTGGAGACCGATGATGAAGAAGAAGATCGTCGCGACGTAGACCGGGTCGATGATCGAGGTGAAGTCGACCATTTCAGTCCCCCCTGTCCAATCTCTTCCCGCTGCGGTCGAACATCTGCAGGATACGCTCCGTGATGACATAACCGCCGGTTACGTTTGCTGCGCCCAGGACGACGGCGATGAATCCGATGATCTGCTCCAGGGTCGTTGTCGCGAATCCCAGAGCGACCATCGCGCCGACGAGCACGATCCCGTGAATGAAGTTCGAGCCGCTCATCAGTGGTGTGTGGAGGATGACGGGGACCCGGCGGATGACGACGTAGCCGGTGAACGCGGCCAGCATCACGATATAGACCGCGGTCCAGAGCGTGGTCGCGCCGATCACGATCCGCCTCCGTTCAGAAGGTCGCGCGTCGGTCCGTGCCGCACCACGCCGTCGTGAACCAGGAGACTCGCGGCCAGGATCTCGTCGCTGAATTCCCTGACGAGATTCCCGTCCCGGTCGATGAGAAGGCCCAGGAACGCCTGG is a window from the Methanomicrobiales archaeon genome containing:
- a CDS encoding NAD(P)(+) transhydrogenase (Re/Si-specific) subunit beta, encoding MVDFTSIIDPVYVATIFFFIIGLQRMSHPLTARSGIVWAGGAMLIATLVTFLTPDLTNIALMALGIVIGGGLGFVAARRVAMTDMPQMVAIYNGVGGGAAAGIAAVELIGATSAATIALAVVGGLIGAVSFSGSFVAFLKLQGWMRPRPITFPGQQAINMAVLALSIVFGTLMLLQPPWIPLSLSVYLPLFFILSLTFGLLMTLPIGGADMPVVISLYNAFTGLAVGLDGFLFETPNYAMVVAGVIVGAAGSLLTILMARAMNRSISNILFGAFGAAEERGGEVKGSLKPIEDEDVAVMLGYANKVIVVPGYGMAVAQAQQKVKELTDLLESRGVTVKFAIHPVAGRMPGHMNVLLAEAGISYEHLFDRDEINQEFPDTDFVLVIGANDVVNPAAHRPGSPLYGMPILDVEKAKNVIVLKRGGGKGFAGIENDLFYRDNTRMLYGDAKESIGKIIQALKRL
- a CDS encoding NAD(P) transhydrogenase subunit alpha, with amino-acid sequence MIGATTLWTAVYIVMLAAFTGYVVIRRVPVILHTPLMSGSNFIHGIVLVGAMVALGFATTTLEQIIGFIAVVLGAANVTGGYVITERILQMFDRSGKRLDRGD